The region GTTGCGTTGTACATCCTAATTACCCttatgagaaaaaaatgaaaagaatatcTGTTAGATTCCTATCTCtcagccctctctctctctctctctctctctctctctctctctgtgcataACTACCTAGTTCCCACAAAAGCACCATAGAACCCTGAACTCCACGCTCACGGCTGAGAAACGACTGTCTACAACCCAggtacctctctctctctcgccccTCTCTCTGTCTCCTTCAATTTCTCCTCCCACCATGGGTTCTCACGATTCATACCAAAAGGTTTGAAACTTCTCTGATTCCTCACACTTACCGTCATGGAAATCAAAACCCCTTTctaggtttttttgtttttatctgtATTGATTAGTGTTTATCAGTTTGTACTTGCAATCGATCATTGTTCGTATAACAAAAGTTTGTTTATTCTCAGTTCCTTTACTGGTTTCACTGTGCTTTTCCATGTGTTTTTCTGTATGTATGATATCAGTCTTTACAGAGTTTAGAGTAGTGATGGTTTCACTGTGCTTTTCCATGTTCCTTTACTGGTTGTTCAATATTTTCACTGGCAACTCAAGCGTGTGTAAACTTCCCGGGTTCAAGACTTGTGATGGGCAGCCCTAGATGTTCAAAGAAGGAATTGCATTCTATGTATTTGATTGAAAGCCGCTTAGATCAATGTATCGCAACTcttctttgaattattttaatgaaggaaaataaaataaaaaatgctccACGAGATTTAACTCATTTAAAAATCAGtatttagattaaaaaaaaaatagttcacTTCTTTAGATTTGATCACTTCAAAAATTACTCTGTCATATGAGTTTCTGATCATGAACTTAGTCTTGCTTACCTTTAAGATAGCAGTTAGAATCTTTTGACATTTGACTGATGGGAATTTGTGAATAATTTTAAGGTTgatattttagttgttttatattaATGTTTCATGTTGTGAATGAAAGTTgttttttataggttaatatgattatatgaaactatataagaaatatttggtGATTTTCAGAAGAGCTGAAGAACAAAAGGAAGAGATGTCTCAGAAGCTTGTGCAGCCGATAGGCCAAAAGAGGCTAACGAACGTGGCGGTGGTTCGCCTCAAGAAGCGCGGCATTCGCTTTGAGATCGCTTGCTACAAGAACAAGGTCCTCTCTTGGCGCTCTAGTGtgtacgtctctctctctctctctctctctctctctctctctctctctctctctctctctctctctctctctctctctctctctctcccttacATCTTTTTTCTAAGccctaaattttaattttgttacatttattttgtttttataactAACCCATGTTTAGAATTTAATCTACTATTGAGAATAAATTAAGCAATGATTTTTAGATGACTTCGTGGGTATTTTCAATATGTGAATGGTTACTTAGTGTGATGGAATTTTGGGAacagagagaaagatttggacGAAGTGTTGCAGTCGCATATTGTCTATTCGAATGTTTCAAAAGGGGTTCTTGCCAAGTCTAAAGATTTGGTTGCGGCTTTTGGAACAGATGATCAGAGTAAGATATGCTTGGAGGTTAGTGTTTTGTGTCACAAGACTATGATGCCCTTTGACTCAATCTAGCAAACCGTCTATGTTGGTTTCGTTTGTTTTTAGATGTGTCATTTTGCTCGTATACATGTATGTATGTTGGTGGCAGATTCTGGATAAAGGGGAGCTTCAAGTGGctgggaaagagagagagtctcAGCTATCGAATCAGTTTCGGGATATTGCGACCATTGTTATGGAGAAGACTTTCAATGTCGAAACACAACGTCCTTACACTATTAGCATGATCGAGCGACTTATGCATGAAATCCATTTTGCTGTTGATCCAAATAGCAGCTCGAAGAAGCAGGTAATCCAATTGCTTCATGTTGATGGGTACATTTTAATGGAACAATTGATGGGTCTATGAAATTTAATGAAAGTTTTACGCTTGCAAATGTATATTGTAAGAGGGTGTGAAAAGATATACTATGTGTGATCAATTGTTCTCCTGTCAATGACATATCTTTCATGCAGGCACTAGAAGTTATTCATGAGCTTCAGAAGCACTTTCCAATAAAACGGTCCCCAATGAGGTTACGAATTTGTGTTCCAGAAAAggatttttcctctcttttggagAAGCTGAATGTGTGGAATGCCAGCATCGTCTCAAAAGATGATTCTGGAAGTCAGCCATCTGTTGTAAGTACCGGTCCTGTCTTGTCTACATAGAAATTTTTTAAGTCTCAATTTACTCATTTATCCAAAATCAATTTGTTTGGTGCTAGTTCAGTATTACTGTCGTGCTTGTTCAAAAAAGCGGAGTAGGGTATGCGCGAATCCGCTCTTGGTGTTGGTGTTTCAAACTAGTTGTTTTTACATGGAAAGGATGAAAGGATTAAGTTAAATAGTAACGGATTTACTGAAATGCACCCATACCTACTGGGAGTGTGAAACCTGTGATATAGGTCAGGGAGTGCCGTTTCTATTTTTTACTTTtggtttttgttaatttaggtTGTTTAGTTTTATCCACTGTCACTCTGTT is a window of Alnus glutinosa chromosome 4, dhAlnGlut1.1, whole genome shotgun sequence DNA encoding:
- the LOC133865195 gene encoding uncharacterized protein LOC133865195, which codes for MSQKLVQPIGQKRLTNVAVVRLKKRGIRFEIACYKNKVLSWRSSVEKDLDEVLQSHIVYSNVSKGVLAKSKDLVAAFGTDDQSKICLEILDKGELQVAGKERESQLSNQFRDIATIVMEKTFNVETQRPYTISMIERLMHEIHFAVDPNSSSKKQALEVIHELQKHFPIKRSPMRLRICVPEKDFSSLLEKLNVWNASIVSKDDSGSQPSVICEMDPGLYRDCSEFVSSLKGRFELLAHSVHLEEVSRVDHCDDYAEGPSRLPKESADSESQLSEKLQKQATVSGGNENAKGEGKQIKCSTCNTFFGDSNEFRNHSKSDWHRHNVKRKTRQLPALTEEECSADMEMGDARADLKEYSF